A single window of Chloracidobacterium thermophilum B DNA harbors:
- a CDS encoding phosphoglucomutase/phosphomannomutase family protein produces MTTIKFGTDGWRGRIAREFTFANLDRVAQATAEQFLADADGTAPLVYVGHDRRFLGEDFAARVAEVMAGNGFQVRVYDQFVPTPMVSYDCYAERARGGIVITASHNPPQFSGFKIKLPFGGSAPPEYTLQVEARLDANPPRTTGLRAALASGQVQYVPPSARYLARIGELLDLDRLRAFDGEVLVDSMYGAGGRYIEQLLQGGRLRVTTLRAERDPYFGGIHPEPMMPQLQPLCDEVVRRRAFLGLATDGDADRIGAVDDTGAYLNTHRMLAILALYLIRKRGLTGGIARTVSQSVVVKRIAERHGLPTYETPVGFKHIAALMRTHDILCGGEESNGLGCKLHIPERDGIFSGLLFLEAILAFGRKPSELVADISEEFGFFAYDRRDLALDHIEQGLAFIERLKADPPAAVAGYPVREVGLLDGVKLHFEDESWLLFRASGTEPLVRVYSEATTVEKMSALLAFGEQLVHESL; encoded by the coding sequence ATGACCACAATCAAGTTTGGTACGGATGGCTGGCGCGGACGCATTGCCCGTGAGTTTACCTTTGCCAATCTGGACCGTGTGGCCCAGGCCACGGCCGAGCAGTTCCTGGCCGACGCCGACGGAACGGCCCCGCTGGTCTATGTCGGCCACGACCGCCGCTTTCTTGGTGAGGATTTCGCAGCGCGCGTGGCCGAAGTCATGGCTGGCAATGGTTTCCAGGTACGTGTGTACGACCAGTTCGTGCCGACGCCCATGGTGTCCTACGACTGCTATGCCGAACGTGCCCGGGGCGGGATCGTCATCACGGCAAGCCACAATCCGCCACAGTTTTCGGGCTTCAAAATCAAGCTGCCCTTTGGCGGTTCGGCGCCGCCGGAATACACCCTTCAGGTGGAAGCCCGCCTTGACGCCAACCCGCCGCGCACGACAGGGCTGCGCGCGGCGCTGGCCAGCGGACAGGTGCAGTACGTGCCCCCTTCCGCGCGCTACCTGGCACGGATCGGCGAGCTGCTTGACCTCGACCGCCTGCGCGCCTTCGACGGCGAAGTGCTCGTGGACTCGATGTACGGTGCCGGCGGACGCTACATCGAGCAGTTGCTCCAGGGCGGACGGCTGCGCGTCACCACCCTGCGCGCCGAGCGGGACCCCTACTTTGGCGGCATTCACCCGGAGCCGATGATGCCGCAGCTCCAACCCCTGTGTGATGAGGTGGTCCGCCGCCGGGCCTTTCTGGGACTGGCAACGGATGGCGATGCTGACCGTATCGGCGCGGTGGATGACACCGGCGCTTACCTGAACACCCACCGCATGCTGGCCATTCTGGCGCTGTATCTCATCCGCAAGCGTGGACTGACCGGCGGCATTGCCCGGACGGTTTCCCAAAGTGTCGTCGTCAAACGCATTGCCGAGCGCCACGGGCTGCCAACCTATGAAACGCCCGTTGGCTTCAAGCACATTGCCGCCCTGATGCGAACCCACGACATCCTGTGTGGCGGCGAGGAATCCAACGGCCTGGGCTGCAAACTGCACATCCCGGAGCGGGACGGCATCTTCAGCGGGCTGCTCTTTCTGGAAGCCATTCTGGCCTTTGGCAGGAAGCCGTCCGAGCTGGTGGCTGACATTTCGGAGGAGTTTGGATTTTTTGCCTACGACCGGCGCGACCTGGCGCTTGACCACATCGAGCAGGGATTGGCGTTCATCGAGCGCCTGAAAGCCGACCCGCCAGCGGCTGTCGCCGGTTATCCGGTGCGCGAGGTGGGACTGCTCGACGGCGTAAAACTCCACTTCGAGGACGAAAGCTGGCTGCTGTTCCGGGCTTCGGGCACTGAGCCGTTGGTGCGCGTCTATAGCGAGGCCACGACCGTCGAAAAGATGTCGGCGCTGCTGGCTTTCGGCGAACAGTTGGTGCACGAGTCACTTTGA
- the cls gene encoding cardiolipin synthase, with the protein MDAVWFEWTAFILFGVVGLIVSGHALLYKREARSALLWLLVVWFLPVLGAVLYLLIGINRLQRRAQRLRDATALPPAAEQIAGEDQTEMLADDDLGGLARLVQQVTGQPLLAGNHITPLVNGVQAYPTMLDAIAQARHSIALATYIFDRDGIGDQFVQALLAAQQRGVSIRILIDDVYVRLVRGSAFRFLKAAGLNVVSFNPPVLPARLHAANLRNHRKLLIVDGQIGFTGGMNIHRPYWRPENPATAFRDLHFHVRGPVVRHMVETFTDDWYFTTGERLDTRFWGEEGPQPAGPALARGIEAGPDETLDRLRWVFLGALNVARQSVRIWTPYFVPDQSLLAALSAAALRGVEVDILTPVENNHPLVQWAGRAHYWQVLEHGARIWERPGPFDHSKLMVVDGHWVCIGSANWDARSLRLNFEFNLEVYDTALAQHLEALFQAARREATLVTAAQLRERPLPIRLRDGVARLFSPML; encoded by the coding sequence ATGGACGCCGTTTGGTTTGAATGGACAGCGTTTATCCTCTTCGGTGTCGTTGGTCTCATCGTCTCCGGGCACGCGCTGCTCTACAAACGCGAAGCACGCTCGGCCCTGCTGTGGCTGCTCGTCGTCTGGTTTCTGCCGGTTCTGGGCGCGGTACTCTACCTGCTGATCGGCATCAACCGCCTCCAGCGCCGCGCCCAGCGTCTCCGGGACGCCACGGCCCTGCCACCGGCGGCTGAACAGATTGCCGGTGAAGACCAAACCGAAATGCTGGCGGATGATGATTTGGGTGGCCTGGCGCGGCTCGTCCAACAGGTCACGGGCCAACCACTGCTGGCCGGAAATCACATCACGCCCCTGGTCAACGGTGTGCAGGCCTATCCGACCATGCTCGATGCCATCGCCCAGGCCCGGCACAGTATTGCCCTGGCCACCTACATTTTTGACCGCGACGGCATCGGCGACCAGTTTGTACAAGCTCTGCTGGCGGCGCAGCAGCGCGGCGTCAGCATTCGCATTCTCATAGACGATGTGTACGTGCGCCTGGTACGCGGCTCAGCCTTCAGGTTTCTAAAAGCCGCCGGGCTGAATGTGGTCTCTTTCAACCCGCCGGTACTTCCGGCGCGGCTTCACGCCGCCAACCTGCGCAATCACCGCAAGCTGCTCATTGTGGACGGCCAGATTGGCTTTACCGGCGGCATGAATATCCACCGCCCCTACTGGCGGCCGGAAAACCCGGCGACGGCCTTTCGTGACCTGCACTTTCACGTCCGGGGGCCGGTCGTCCGCCACATGGTGGAAACCTTCACCGACGACTGGTACTTCACCACTGGCGAACGCCTGGATACCAGGTTCTGGGGGGAGGAAGGCCCCCAACCGGCCGGGCCGGCACTGGCGCGCGGCATCGAAGCCGGCCCGGATGAAACCCTTGACCGCCTGCGGTGGGTCTTTCTGGGCGCGCTGAATGTGGCGCGGCAGAGCGTCAGAATCTGGACGCCTTATTTCGTCCCCGACCAGTCCCTTCTGGCAGCGTTGAGTGCGGCGGCGCTGCGTGGTGTCGAAGTGGACATCCTGACGCCGGTTGAAAACAACCATCCGCTGGTTCAGTGGGCCGGACGGGCGCATTACTGGCAGGTGCTTGAACACGGAGCGCGCATCTGGGAGCGCCCCGGCCCGTTTGACCACAGCAAGCTCATGGTCGTGGACGGCCACTGGGTGTGCATCGGTTCAGCCAACTGGGATGCCCGCAGCCTGCGGCTCAACTTTGAGTTCAACCTGGAAGTCTATGACACGGCCCTGGCGCAGCATCTGGAGGCGCTGTTCCAGGCGGCCCGCCGGGAAGCCACACTGGTTACGGCGGCCCAGCTCCGGGAGCGTCCGCTGCCGATTCGCCTGCGTGACGGTGTGGCGCGGCTGTTCTCTCCGATGCTGTAG